Proteins encoded together in one Chryseobacterium sp. G0201 window:
- a CDS encoding helix-turn-helix transcriptional regulator has protein sequence MQRIKRIKRIFFPVIFFLFHNCFYAQKNYRKKIDSIKGLIEKSYLKGNFDENIILKNVTDLYYLSRENNFQEGQIISLFEQAKIYFINGDLNRTLAKINEGIDLAKSKKDYNSLCRFLLIYQDLLFKIDYLNSSKQILTKAQEYNDLVKSHEEKSINDIYILLGKADLLAINENVININEIILLKKQAYTEALKIKDSNKLKRLTLIYTLESLTESLVKFGKTHEAKKYINNTDILLRAYPSEGLVIQNLIIKGNIENANQNYEEAIKYFSLAISKAKKSRNAYILYEIYPLISESYEGLNSPEKSKIYCLAYKQILDSIDIVKDRTSDINYIDSIGYKVLNKNKQNRAVKFLLIITIVILGILSIIILSKIKLKTKKQELNLPKTETLPEIEFSSAKETETTKELVVLAKKDINTFYLEFQKHYPSFYKTLKDEYPELNISDINFCSLIKLNFSIKEIAQFTNSSLRAAQARKYRINKKMRLKSQNELFIILSILNN, from the coding sequence ATGCAAAGGATTAAAAGGATTAAAAGAATATTTTTCCCTGTTATATTTTTTCTTTTTCATAATTGCTTTTATGCTCAAAAAAATTATAGAAAGAAAATTGACAGTATTAAGGGTTTAATAGAAAAAAGTTATCTAAAAGGAAATTTTGATGAGAATATTATTCTAAAGAATGTTACAGATCTTTATTATTTGTCACGTGAAAATAATTTTCAGGAAGGTCAGATTATTTCTCTTTTTGAGCAGGCAAAGATATATTTCATTAATGGTGATCTAAACAGAACTTTAGCGAAAATAAATGAAGGTATTGATCTTGCAAAATCAAAGAAAGACTACAATTCGCTTTGTCGTTTTCTTCTGATATATCAAGATTTACTTTTCAAAATTGATTATTTAAACAGCTCGAAACAAATCTTAACAAAAGCGCAAGAATATAATGATCTTGTAAAATCACATGAAGAGAAAAGTATAAATGATATTTATATTCTTCTTGGAAAGGCTGATCTATTGGCAATTAACGAAAATGTGATCAATATTAATGAAATTATATTATTAAAAAAACAAGCTTACACGGAAGCTTTAAAAATTAAAGACTCCAATAAACTGAAACGCCTGACGCTGATCTATACCCTTGAATCTCTTACTGAATCTCTCGTGAAATTTGGGAAAACACATGAAGCGAAAAAATATATAAATAATACGGATATACTTCTACGGGCTTATCCTAGTGAAGGTTTGGTGATTCAGAATTTAATTATAAAAGGAAATATCGAAAATGCAAATCAAAACTATGAAGAGGCCATAAAATATTTTTCTCTTGCCATTTCAAAAGCAAAAAAAAGTAGAAATGCTTATATTCTTTATGAAATCTATCCTCTGATCTCAGAGTCATATGAAGGGCTGAATTCTCCTGAAAAATCAAAAATTTATTGTCTGGCGTATAAACAGATTCTTGATAGTATTGATATTGTAAAAGATAGAACCAGTGACATCAATTATATTGACAGCATAGGATATAAGGTTCTCAATAAAAATAAACAAAATAGGGCTGTGAAATTCCTGCTCATTATTACCATCGTTATTTTAGGTATACTATCAATAATTATACTGTCAAAAATTAAATTGAAAACTAAAAAACAGGAATTAAATCTTCCAAAAACGGAAACCCTTCCTGAAATAGAATTTTCATCCGCAAAAGAAACAGAAACTACAAAAGAACTTGTTGTTCTTGCCAAAAAAGATATCAATACTTTTTATCTGGAGTTTCAAAAGCATTATCCTTCATTTTATAAAACACTTAAAGATGAGTATCCTGAACTTAATATATCTGATATTAATTTTTGCTCATTAATTAAGCTGAATTTTAGTATTAAAGAAATTGCACAGTTTACAAATTCTAGCCTAAGGGCTGCCCAAGCCAGAAAATATAGAATCAATAAAAAAATGCGACTTAAAAGCCAAAATGAATTATTTATAATCCTTTCAATCTTGAATAATTAG
- a CDS encoding alpha/beta hydrolase family protein yields MKLKTLSFLLLTVLIFSCSSKKNIEPNLNYEVKLDTLTIFDQSRSRKIPVAYFSPKTDRKINNQQIVIFSHGYGANHGGDYLLYSYLTEKLASKGYFVVSIQHELPTDELIPSVGIPQVVRMPFWKRGTENILFVLNELKKSKPELDYKHLTMIGHSNGADMTALFANKHPNLVYKIITMDNRRMYLPRTSIPKVYTLRSNDYPADEGVLPTKDEQEKYHITVQLTNINHGKMDNKGSDEERKTLNDFILKYLNEN; encoded by the coding sequence ATGAAACTTAAAACACTCTCTTTTCTTTTATTAACTGTATTAATATTCAGTTGTTCTTCCAAAAAGAATATCGAACCAAACCTTAATTATGAAGTAAAGTTAGATACGCTTACAATATTTGATCAATCAAGGAGCAGAAAAATTCCTGTAGCCTATTTCAGTCCGAAAACAGATAGGAAAATCAACAATCAGCAGATCGTTATTTTCAGTCATGGATACGGAGCAAATCATGGCGGAGATTATTTGTTGTACTCTTATCTCACAGAAAAATTGGCTTCCAAAGGATATTTTGTAGTAAGCATTCAACATGAATTGCCAACTGATGAATTGATTCCTTCCGTTGGAATTCCACAAGTCGTAAGAATGCCTTTCTGGAAAAGAGGTACAGAAAACATTTTATTTGTTTTAAATGAATTAAAAAAATCAAAACCTGAACTTGATTATAAGCATCTGACTATGATCGGACATTCCAACGGTGCTGATATGACCGCTTTATTCGCCAATAAACATCCGAATCTGGTCTATAAAATCATAACAATGGATAACAGAAGAATGTATCTTCCTCGGACATCAATTCCAAAAGTGTACACGTTGCGTTCTAATGATTATCCGGCTGATGAAGGAGTTTTACCTACAAAAGACGAACAGGAGAAATATCATATCACCGTACAATTAACCAATATTAATCATGGAAAAATGGATAATAAAGGAAGTGACGAGGAAAGAAAAACCCTTAACGATTTTATCCTGAAATATCTTAATGAAAACTAA
- a CDS encoding NAD(P)-dependent oxidoreductase has protein sequence MKTNKIAVIGGTGKSGKYLVQNLLEKGYPIKLLLRTPENFTLENPLIEIVKGDARDFDAVDQLIKDCSAVISKIGQPVGEKSIFTDATKNVIQSMNSHGLTRYIAITGLNVDTPFDHKNDKVKMATNWMYENYPKTTKDKQDEYEILVDSNVDWTLVRLPLIIPTSECFPVETSLVDCKGEKISATDLSEFLVSQIEDETFIKQSPFLYNI, from the coding sequence ATGAAAACAAATAAAATTGCCGTAATTGGCGGAACGGGAAAATCCGGAAAATATCTTGTTCAAAATCTTTTGGAAAAGGGATATCCCATCAAATTATTACTTCGAACTCCTGAAAATTTCACCTTAGAAAATCCTTTAATTGAAATTGTAAAAGGTGACGCAAGAGATTTTGATGCAGTTGATCAGCTCATCAAAGATTGCAGTGCTGTGATCAGTAAAATAGGGCAGCCGGTAGGAGAGAAGTCAATATTCACAGATGCTACAAAAAATGTGATACAGTCGATGAATTCACACGGACTCACAAGATATATCGCGATCACAGGTTTGAATGTTGATACTCCTTTTGATCATAAAAATGATAAGGTAAAAATGGCAACAAACTGGATGTATGAAAACTACCCAAAAACAACAAAAGACAAACAGGATGAATACGAAATTCTTGTGGATTCTAATGTAGACTGGACGTTGGTAAGGCTTCCATTAATTATTCCGACTTCGGAGTGTTTCCCTGTAGAAACAAGTTTAGTAGATTGTAAAGGAGAAAAGATCAGTGCTACAGATTTGTCTGAGTTTTTGGTTTCTCAGATCGAGGATGAAACTTTTATTAAGCAAAGTCCTTTTTTGTATAATATTTAA
- a CDS encoding chitin-binding domain-containing protein, producing the protein MKKNIITLLALTTSSLVFSQVGINTPTPTSTMDIAAKNATGKSTNIDGLLIPRVDRERAQSMTGIPVSNLIYVNNVATGTQTGQAKYIDKNGYYYFDGSNWIKLTAAAGTDTSIYNQDGMILANRTVQTGPFKLNFDTTKQSGININTLKGTAFSVDGMSNRVGMGTTAPYASLHVAAIEPKGTSTLPEGVIMPNVDRQRAQSMVNASVSTMLYVDDITTGTQTGIAINIDEKGYYYFDGSVWVKLNSTAKNLNLYNSDGALSDNRIVTQNDKTLSFTGNTIDAFSIDGNTFSVDARNNRIGFGTKTPQSLFEIVADNKGGNAENNFYFKGYGSSKEPALILASANGTEAIPANLVNGDNIGSIYFSPRSNDIFNVSTGSAINSYYRGDGVSLLTDLIFKTSNAERLRIDPAGNIGIGTNAPTTKLDVRSGTQGALKIVDGTQGVDKVLTSDANGVATWKNIPAFGSTNIYNSNGTLSGNRVVNQGSNTLAFNSTAANGFSVGGTNLSVDGTNNRVGIGTITPASKLHVDGGESRFSSGTSAWALSPTTGGTTGSSNSFEIVDRVKNIRRMIFNDNGDVTLGGGMSANNVAGVLSVRSGNSVGINTGAPASTLDIVGNTFGLRKASGSGSWDNIWLDVNNAYAPSINAAGAETGLQFKVGANTVGTYGDTGQVITTVATMTPKGNVGIGTETPATSAILDLTSTNKGFLPPRMTTVQRDALNPKPAGLMIYNTDLNCMQYWNTSQWRGDCSGTTTPGTVLSLTCTSATNTGTLASGTIASNVASTIPYTGGNGGSHGGQAVASTGVTGLTATLSAGSFVNGNGTLTYIITGVPSGIGTASFAINIGGKTCTITRPVVAATGIVSSLNCAGATNAGTLTGGTAASGVTSTISYTGGNAGSHSGQTVSSTGVTGLTATLSGGNFANGNGTLTYTITGTPSAAGTANFAINIGGQTCTLTRSVNAPAGSVSGINCAGAITTGTLLAGSAASGVVSTISYTGGNGGSHSGQTVISTGVAGLTATLTAGSFANGNGTLTYTITGTPTSAGPANFAVNIGGKTCTLSIPVEVTTYVCKTEGLFPDPNNTMKYYRCIRIDGVMYQYFWTCPQGSHYDPIQQRCIID; encoded by the coding sequence ATGAAAAAAAACATAATCACTTTACTAGCGTTGACCACATCATCATTAGTTTTTAGTCAAGTAGGTATTAATACACCAACGCCAACTTCAACTATGGATATTGCAGCCAAAAATGCAACCGGAAAATCTACTAACATAGATGGTCTATTAATTCCTAGAGTAGACAGAGAGAGAGCACAGAGTATGACAGGCATACCGGTTTCCAATTTAATCTATGTAAATAATGTTGCTACAGGAACACAAACAGGACAAGCTAAGTATATTGATAAAAACGGATATTATTATTTTGATGGAAGCAATTGGATAAAACTTACAGCTGCCGCTGGTACCGATACAAGTATTTATAATCAAGATGGGATGATTTTAGCAAATCGTACCGTTCAAACAGGACCATTTAAATTAAATTTTGATACAACCAAGCAAAGTGGAATTAATATAAACACTTTAAAAGGAACGGCTTTTTCTGTGGACGGAATGAGTAACAGAGTAGGTATGGGAACAACTGCTCCATATGCATCATTACATGTTGCTGCGATTGAACCTAAAGGTACTTCCACATTGCCAGAAGGAGTGATAATGCCCAATGTAGACAGACAAAGAGCTCAATCTATGGTAAATGCTAGTGTTTCTACTATGCTTTATGTAGATGATATTACCACAGGAACGCAGACAGGAATAGCTATAAACATTGATGAAAAAGGATATTATTATTTTGATGGCAGCGTATGGGTAAAACTTAATTCTACAGCGAAAAATCTAAATTTATATAATTCAGACGGAGCTCTTTCTGATAACAGAATTGTGACACAGAATGATAAAACTTTATCTTTCACAGGAAATACAATAGATGCTTTTTCTATAGACGGAAATACATTTTCTGTTGATGCTAGAAATAATAGAATAGGGTTTGGTACTAAAACGCCACAGTCTCTATTTGAAATTGTAGCAGATAATAAAGGAGGTAATGCCGAAAATAATTTTTATTTTAAAGGATATGGAAGTTCAAAAGAACCCGCGCTTATTTTAGCTTCAGCAAATGGTACAGAAGCAATTCCTGCCAACTTAGTAAATGGAGATAATATTGGCTCAATTTATTTCAGCCCAAGATCCAACGATATTTTTAATGTTTCCACAGGATCGGCTATTAACTCTTATTATCGCGGAGATGGCGTTTCATTACTTACCGATCTTATATTTAAAACCTCAAATGCCGAAAGGTTACGTATAGATCCAGCAGGAAATATAGGTATTGGTACAAACGCACCAACAACTAAGTTGGACGTTCGTTCTGGAACACAGGGTGCTCTGAAAATTGTTGATGGTACTCAAGGTGTAGATAAAGTATTAACTTCAGATGCTAATGGTGTAGCTACATGGAAAAATATACCGGCATTTGGTTCTACAAATATTTATAACTCAAATGGAACTCTTAGCGGAAACCGTGTTGTAAATCAAGGTAGTAATACATTAGCCTTTAATTCTACAGCAGCAAACGGATTCTCAGTAGGAGGTACTAATCTTTCTGTAGACGGAACCAACAACAGAGTGGGAATAGGTACCATAACGCCTGCCTCTAAATTACATGTTGATGGTGGCGAATCTCGTTTTAGTTCAGGTACTTCAGCATGGGCATTATCTCCAACTACAGGTGGTACAACGGGCTCTTCAAACTCTTTTGAGATTGTTGATCGTGTAAAAAATATTAGAAGAATGATATTTAATGATAATGGAGATGTAACATTAGGAGGAGGAATGAGTGCAAATAATGTTGCCGGAGTATTATCTGTAAGATCGGGAAATAGTGTTGGTATCAATACAGGTGCTCCCGCATCAACATTGGATATTGTAGGAAATACTTTTGGACTAAGAAAAGCAAGTGGCAGTGGAAGTTGGGATAATATATGGTTAGATGTTAATAATGCATATGCTCCCTCTATAAATGCTGCAGGAGCAGAAACAGGATTACAGTTTAAAGTAGGAGCTAATACTGTGGGAACTTATGGTGATACAGGCCAAGTTATAACAACTGTAGCTACTATGACACCTAAAGGAAATGTAGGTATTGGTACTGAAACTCCGGCTACCAGCGCAATATTAGATCTTACTTCAACAAATAAAGGTTTCCTTCCTCCAAGAATGACAACGGTACAGAGAGATGCTCTAAATCCTAAACCTGCAGGTTTAATGATTTACAATACCGACCTGAACTGTATGCAATACTGGAATACAAGTCAGTGGAGAGGTGACTGTTCCGGTACTACTACTCCGGGAACTGTTTTAAGTTTAACCTGTACCTCAGCTACCAATACAGGTACATTAGCCAGCGGAACTATAGCTTCAAATGTTGCATCTACTATTCCTTACACAGGAGGAAACGGTGGTTCTCATGGAGGTCAGGCAGTAGCTTCAACAGGAGTAACCGGATTAACAGCTACATTATCAGCTGGAAGTTTTGTTAATGGTAACGGTACGCTTACTTATATCATCACAGGAGTTCCTTCAGGAATAGGGACAGCTAGTTTTGCAATTAATATAGGAGGTAAAACATGTACTATAACACGTCCGGTAGTTGCTGCGACAGGAATTGTTTCAAGTCTGAACTGTGCAGGTGCTACTAATGCAGGTACTTTAACAGGAGGAACAGCTGCTTCAGGAGTAACATCTACAATCTCTTATACAGGAGGAAATGCAGGTTCACACTCAGGGCAGACGGTATCTTCAACGGGTGTTACCGGGTTAACAGCAACTTTATCAGGCGGTAATTTTGCCAACGGAAACGGAACTCTTACTTATACTATTACAGGAACCCCTTCAGCTGCTGGTACAGCCAATTTCGCCATAAACATTGGAGGACAGACATGTACGCTTACAAGAAGTGTGAATGCACCGGCCGGTTCTGTTTCAGGAATAAACTGTGCGGGAGCTATTACCACAGGTACATTATTAGCAGGAAGTGCAGCATCAGGAGTTGTATCCACTATCTCTTATACAGGAGGAAATGGAGGTTCTCACTCAGGACAGACAGTGATTTCGACAGGTGTTGCAGGGTTAACAGCAACTTTAACAGCCGGAAGTTTCGCCAACGGAAACGGAACTCTTACTTATACTATCACAGGAACTCCAACATCAGCCGGACCAGCGAATTTTGCGGTTAATATCGGAGGAAAAACATGTACACTATCTATACCGGTAGAAGTAACAACATATGTTTGTAAAACTGAAGGTTTGTTCCCTGATCCGAATAATACAATGAAATATTATAGATGTATAAGAATTGATGGTGTCATGTATCAGTATTTTTGGACTTGTCCTCAAGGATCACATTATGATCCTATTCAACAAAGATGTATTATTGATTAG